The following nucleotide sequence is from Echeneis naucrates chromosome 5, fEcheNa1.1, whole genome shotgun sequence.
CTCCGACTACACGGTGAGGTTATCCAACTGATCATCACCGCCAACATGACATGACTAGTGACTCAGATATTCAAcatgcattttattcattttctcagaaaaGACAGCTGTCTGCCCAAAGCTTGGCCTTCAACCTCAAGGACAAAGTTTTCTGTGAGCTGTTTCCTGATGTGGTTGATGTAAGTAAGAGGTGATCTTTAACTTCCAATTAGattctctctttattttcatcGTCCTTATATTGTCCCATCTCTGTCCCTCCGTCCACCAGGagatgaagcagaaacagaaggCCCAGGAGGAGTTAAGCGTCCGCACTCAGCCCCTCCCACTGCCTGATGTGGTGCCCGACGGTGACCCTCAACATGCCCACTATGGCCTCCCTGCCATCAATGGAGGCCCCGTCCCACTCGGGGCAGCCAACCCCGCCCCTGGCCTGCAGCAGGCCAATCGCAACCATGGACTTCTAGGTGGAGCTTTAGCCAACCTGTTTGTGATTGTAGGTTTTGCAGCCTTTGCCTACACAGTCAAATACGTGCTGAGGAGCATAGCTCAGGAGTGAGAGGAGCTGGTTGAACAGCAATGCTCCCCCCGCAGGCGAGCCAGCTAATGGACTCCACATTCTACAAACACACTAAGTCGGGGATGGATGTTAAGTCTTGGGTCAAAcgcctcctccaccaccaccaccaccaccaccatggACTTGGGAAAACAGAAACTCAAAGCTGACCCAACCAGGAAGGATTGAGAGGGAGATGGGGGGAGTGGATGGGACCACTTCAGGGGGAATTGGAGGGGGTTAATAAAGCGGTTGTGATCTGCTCTGTGCTTCAGGTGTTGATGTCAACAGTATGAACAAACTTGGCTCATGGGTTGTGGGAGAGTGCAGAACTGAGGACAAGCAGGGCAGCAGGTCATCACAGCACACTGGAGGGctcaagaagaaaaatgttttactgagCTGTACTTAAATGCACCATTAGAAAAATCCCTGTGCAGTACTGAATTGAAATCTGaaattttacacatttccatGAAGTAGTTTTCATAAATTTGCAAAGGAGTTAAGAAAGGatttatctgcctttttttttcatctcatatGATACTTAGTCAAGGTGGAACAACAAGCCCAATTACACAGCTATGTAAGAAAGACAGAATCCCAAAAAACACATCATGGATTTCAGTTTCCTGCTTGTCTGCAGGTATAAGCCTGGACATGCAGTTGGTTTAACCCTCATTCATGCCTTTAAAAACCAGTTTTTAATCTGTGTCTGCATTGCTGTGATAACTTCCAGTCAGACAAATATGTCACTAATCATGATGCATCTTCAACACGAGTTGATGATGTGACACCCATAAATATACAAACAATCCCATGACGCAAACAGATTCAGGTCTGATGCGCGTCCACATGTTCTGCTCGGCGAACCCCTGAGCCAAGCAGTGCAGCCAGTTCATAGAAGGttcagcagagagcagcatctCTTAAAATTGGCCCTAACTGACCAGTACACCCCTCTATATAGGTCCAAATGAGGAGATGCATAAAGACGACCTTTTGTTCCTGTACAttattctgactttttttttttttgtgttgttctctttATTTATAGACAGCCTTGGCTTGTCTGTCATGGTttggaggaaaggaggagtTGTTTGTTCAGCAGGGTGTTGCAGCAGTGTGCAGACAGGCCATGGCCCAGGCTCACATAATTGCTGATAATTTACTGTTGTGCGTTTAGTACAGATGGTTCTACTGTGTATCTAATGTTTTAACTGAAAATGACCTGAAAGCAGAAGACTGGCCTTTGTATTCTTCTTTTATTGGCgccatcttaaaaaaaatgatgatgatgatgatgatgatgatgataggaGTGCGTTTGTGTGATTATAAAGCAGATTGCCCACAAATTCCCATGCTTCAGTTGATCTTGTGTGACCTTGTATGTTTTCATagtaaatgcaaataaatgacCCTGCTTGGCAGGACGTTTTAGAAAAACATCCTGTGAGCCGCTTTAATGGTTCACATATCTTGCTTTACAAGGTCAAGGTTTCCTCTACccaataaatttgatttgataggACAGAGTACATCAGGTAGCGCTCACAGAGGCTGAGATCTGTTAATTAGATATTTCATCTTGGAATGCAGCATCATGTTTACTCTCAGTTCCTGAGAAGCGTGTTTATCATGTAAGACCGATTCCTTGGAAATGTTTCCTCCCCCGCGTGACAGCGCTCTTCCTGGTCAGGTGAGCTGCTTTTAAAAGCCGGCGTACTGAGCAAACCTGCACAACAAACCCTCTGAGCCCACGTCAGACAAGATCAGACCAGCAAAGAGGTGAGTCCTGATCCAACGCGGCTGCCGTTCATTCCATGTAGGATGTGTGGTGTGACTGCTGCTGTCCGGCCTGCAGGTTTCCGTCACCATGTTGGTCAGTGACGACCTGGAGTGCATCGTGTGCCGCCTTGAGTTCTCCCGGGGGGAGCGGGTCCCTCGGGTGCTCCACTGCAATCACACTTTCTGCGCCCCCTGCCTGGAGACGCTGTCCAAGCAGGACGGACACATCTGCACCGTCTCCTGCCCGCTGTGCCGCTGGATCACCTGCACCCGGGCCAGCCTCACCCTGCCCGGCTCCCTGTGGGTCAACACGGAGATCTGGGACCAGATAGGGGATGCGCCTCTGCGGGCCAGCACCGTGTCTGTGGAGCGTCTGGAGAAAACTGAGACCGAGGTGGTCGAGTCCAAGCAGTAAGTGGAGCTGTTTCCCCCAAACTGCCTGCTGGCTTTTGGTTTTAGCTGCAGTGTCATTTTGCATCACAATCACTGAAAGTCTCCCccctgttttctttcctttttagcTCTGAGTCAACACCGGTCTCCTTCAAGTCCCTTGTCCTACAGTTGCTCAGACGTGTGAAGCGGAAGAGAGGCGGGAGAACTGCTGACACCGAACCGAAGCAGACTTTAATTTAGTCCCTCTCAGGGACTCTGCAGGCGGCCGACAGCAGACAGTCCGGACCACAGTCCTGGATGTGAAGCGTTTATAAAGCTGTGATGAAGTTGAACGCGAATGAACTGCACCGCCTGACTTTTGTAAAAGGTCAAATGCAAAGAACTGAATCTGTTTgtattgtaaaattgtaaaattgtttgtaaaatgtaaaattttaaaatatttgtaaaatattccACAATACACTGTAAATTATCTAAAATTATTGATGTAGTTAtagtattttgtttatttatacacCACAAAGGAAATCGTTTGTCTAATATATCGATTGTTATGtgttggaaaatgaagaaaactgttgGAAAAGTAAAAGTTGTtacaaaaatacattattaGTCTCCAGTGTTTATTTTCCCGAATGAAAAGAAGTTGATACGTTTTGTATTGAAATAGataaaggtaaaatgtgtttgtgatgccagaaaacctaaaaaaaaaaaaaaagaagctatttTTGCTGATTGATTAGATAAGATTGGTCAACAAATAGCCGACGAACGCACCGTTATCAAATAATCATGAATCAAAGAGAAAATTTTAGTCATATCAAATATCAACACTTATTTGTCGAATTATTTCTGAgacatataaaatgtaatttggcCTAaattcctccttcctcctgtgaAGGAGGTATACCCCCAGGGGAGCAACCCAACCGGACAGATTCAAGGTGAATTAACAACAGCAATGCACAAAACGTTGACGAGAGTGCTTGTGTGGAAAAATCAGTAAGAATGAGAAGGCTGAGATGCGAGAAGCGGCTGCAGACATCGCCATGCACACGTGGTGGAGTATGCAGCTGACACACTGAACGCACCTCCAGGCTGCACTGCTCCCTCCAATCAGCA
It contains:
- the LOC115044098 gene encoding E3 ubiquitin-protein ligase rnf168-like, which codes for MLVSDDLECIVCRLEFSRGERVPRVLHCNHTFCAPCLETLSKQDGHICTVSCPLCRWITCTRASLTLPGSLWVNTEIWDQIGDAPLRASTVSVERLEKTETEVVESKHSESTPVSFKSLVLQLLRRVKRKRGGRTADTEPKQTLI